From the Ruania alkalisoli genome, one window contains:
- a CDS encoding YajQ family cyclic di-GMP-binding protein, whose product MASDSSFDVVSKVDRQEVDNALNQAAKEISQRYDFKNVGASIAWSGEAIVMTANTSERVLAILDVFQSKLIRRGVSLKAIDTGEDEPQPSGKEYRLAGTLKEGLSSENAKKITKLIRDEGPKGVKTQISGDEVRVSSKKRDDLQQVIAMLKDADIDAALQFVNYR is encoded by the coding sequence GTGGCGAGCGACTCCTCGTTCGACGTCGTGAGCAAGGTCGACCGGCAGGAGGTGGACAACGCCCTCAATCAGGCCGCGAAGGAGATCTCTCAGCGGTACGACTTCAAGAACGTCGGTGCGTCGATCGCCTGGAGCGGTGAGGCGATCGTGATGACCGCCAACACCTCTGAGCGGGTGCTGGCGATCCTTGACGTCTTCCAGTCCAAGCTCATCCGCCGGGGCGTCTCCCTCAAGGCCATCGACACCGGTGAGGATGAGCCGCAGCCTTCGGGCAAGGAGTACCGGCTCGCGGGCACCCTCAAGGAGGGGCTGTCCAGCGAGAACGCGAAGAAGATCACCAAGTTGATCCGCGACGAGGGCCCCAAGGGTGTGAAGACGCAGATCAGCGGTGACGAGGTGCGCGTGAGTTCGAAGAAGCGGGACGACCTGCAGCAGGTCATCGCGATGCTCAAGGACGCCGACATCGACGCCGCGCTGCAGTTCGTGAACTACCGCTGA
- the htpX gene encoding zinc metalloprotease HtpX codes for MTRSWANGLKTAALFGVLWAVVLGLGALVTNGTGNSIWIWVFAGVGVVSTFVSYWRSDTIAIRAMRARPVSEAEAPAMYAIVRELATQARQPMPRLYISPTEAPNAFATGRNPRNAAVCCTIGILRLLDERELRGVLAHELSHVYNRDILTSSVAAAMAGVITSVAQFLLFFGGGGRERDSGPLGMIGMLAMALLAPFAAMLIQLAISRTREFDADAEGANLSGDPLALASALRKLETGTAARPLRPDGDLADVSHLMIANPFKAGAVSKLFATHPPMAERISRLEEMARGGWER; via the coding sequence GTGACGCGCAGCTGGGCGAACGGCCTGAAGACGGCGGCACTGTTCGGTGTCCTCTGGGCCGTGGTTCTTGGCCTCGGGGCGCTCGTCACGAACGGGACCGGCAACTCGATCTGGATCTGGGTATTCGCCGGTGTGGGCGTGGTGTCCACCTTCGTCTCCTACTGGCGATCGGACACCATCGCCATCCGTGCGATGCGCGCACGCCCGGTGAGCGAGGCGGAGGCACCGGCGATGTATGCCATCGTGCGCGAGCTGGCCACGCAGGCACGCCAGCCGATGCCGCGGCTGTACATCTCCCCGACCGAGGCGCCGAACGCCTTCGCGACCGGCCGTAATCCGCGAAACGCCGCCGTGTGCTGCACCATCGGCATCCTGCGGCTGCTGGACGAGCGGGAGCTACGTGGAGTCCTCGCCCACGAGCTCTCCCACGTCTACAACCGGGACATCCTCACATCCTCCGTGGCTGCGGCGATGGCCGGTGTGATCACCTCGGTTGCCCAGTTCCTGCTGTTCTTCGGTGGGGGAGGCCGCGAGCGGGACTCGGGGCCGTTGGGGATGATCGGCATGCTCGCGATGGCGCTGCTGGCGCCGTTCGCCGCGATGCTGATCCAGCTGGCCATCTCCCGCACCCGGGAGTTCGATGCGGACGCCGAGGGTGCGAACCTCTCCGGTGATCCGCTCGCCCTGGCCTCCGCGCTGCGGAAGCTGGAGACGGGGACGGCGGCGCGACCGCTGCGCCCCGACGGTGACCTGGCCGACGTCTCGCACCTGATGATCGCCAACCCGTTCAAGGCCGGGGCTGTCTCGAAGCTCTTCGCCACTCACCCGCCGATGGCGGAGCGCATCTCCCGGTTGGAGGAGATGGCTCGCGGCGGCTGGGAGCGCTGA
- a CDS encoding FAD-dependent oxidoreductase: MPTTQIRVAIVGAGPAGIYAADILSKSDLEVEVDLFERLPAPYGLVRYGVAPDHPRIKGIITALYKVLQRGDIRLIGNVDFGTDLTLEDMRQYYDAVIFSTGAIRDADLNIPGIDLDGSYGAADFVSWFDGHPDVPRTWPLEAQHVAVLGVGNVALDVARILAKHVEDLMPTEIPANVAEGLAKSPVTDVHVFGRRGPAQVKFTPLELRELGHVPDVDIVVYPEDFDFDEGSEEAIRSSNQTKQVVKTLTDWTLRDPSELTASRRIHLHFLHKPHEVLGADGKVVGLRTERTELTGDGNVRGTDQFEDFEIQAVYRAVGYFGSPLPDVPFDDGAGVIPNDGGRVLGADGEHIPGLYTTGWIKRGPVGLIGHTKSDAAETIRHLVEDVTSGFEDGTLTPAPERDPNAIIERLENQGVPYTTWQGWELLDAYERSLGEEQGRERVKVVPREEMTEISRGVTARA, encoded by the coding sequence GTGCCTACCACCCAGATCCGCGTTGCCATCGTTGGGGCCGGCCCCGCCGGCATCTACGCTGCCGACATCCTGTCGAAGTCCGATCTCGAAGTCGAGGTCGACCTGTTCGAGCGGCTGCCGGCGCCTTATGGGCTGGTGCGGTACGGCGTCGCCCCGGACCATCCGCGGATCAAGGGGATCATCACCGCCCTGTACAAGGTGCTGCAGCGGGGCGACATCCGGCTCATCGGCAACGTCGACTTCGGCACCGACCTCACGTTGGAGGACATGCGTCAGTACTACGACGCCGTCATCTTCTCCACCGGTGCTATCCGCGATGCGGACCTGAACATCCCCGGGATCGACCTGGACGGCAGCTATGGGGCGGCCGATTTCGTCTCCTGGTTCGACGGTCACCCTGACGTCCCGCGCACCTGGCCGCTGGAAGCCCAGCACGTCGCCGTCCTGGGGGTGGGGAACGTGGCCCTGGATGTCGCCCGCATCCTGGCCAAGCATGTCGAGGATCTGATGCCCACCGAGATTCCGGCGAATGTCGCCGAGGGGCTGGCGAAGAGCCCGGTCACCGACGTGCACGTGTTCGGTCGGCGCGGGCCGGCGCAGGTGAAGTTCACTCCGCTGGAGCTGCGTGAGCTCGGGCACGTCCCCGACGTCGACATCGTCGTCTATCCGGAGGACTTCGACTTCGACGAGGGATCGGAGGAGGCGATCCGGTCCTCCAACCAGACCAAGCAGGTCGTCAAGACGCTCACCGACTGGACGCTACGGGACCCGAGCGAACTCACCGCATCGCGCCGGATCCACTTGCACTTCCTGCACAAGCCGCACGAGGTGCTGGGTGCCGACGGCAAAGTCGTCGGGCTGCGCACCGAACGGACAGAGCTCACCGGTGACGGGAACGTCCGCGGCACCGATCAGTTCGAGGACTTCGAGATCCAGGCCGTCTACCGGGCCGTGGGTTACTTCGGCTCCCCGCTTCCGGACGTCCCCTTCGACGACGGAGCCGGAGTCATCCCGAACGACGGCGGCCGCGTGCTCGGTGCTGATGGGGAGCACATCCCGGGCCTGTACACCACCGGGTGGATCAAGCGCGGGCCGGTCGGTCTGATCGGCCATACGAAGTCCGACGCAGCTGAGACGATCCGTCATCTCGTCGAGGACGTCACCAGCGGGTTCGAGGACGGCACGCTCACCCCGGCGCCCGAACGCGACCCGAACGCGATCATCGAACGTCTCGAGAACCAAGGTGTGCCGTACACCACGTGGCAGGGTTGGGAACTCCTGGACGCCTACGAGCGTTCCCTCGGTGAAGAGCAAGGACGGGAACGCGTCAAGGTGGTCCCGCGCGAAGAGATGACCGAGATCTCACGCGGAGTCACCGCTCGCGCGTGA
- the rarD gene encoding EamA family transporter RarD, which produces MPIPERPLQPRLDPRGLAAGIGGYAWWGLLPLYFPLLAPAGPLEITAHRIVWSLLACVGLLAVLGRLRQLTGLLRDRQVTARLALAATLLCANWVVFVLAVVSGHVVDGALGYYINPLITVVLAVVVLGERLRRAQWIAVAFGAAGVLVIAIGYGAFPWISLVLALSFGGYGLVKKQVGARVPALPGLAVETMVLAPAAVIFLVVLAVTGQGSFGQPGTAGMPATGLALLLMAAGVVTSVPLVLFASAARRLPLAMVGLLQYLTPTMQFLTGVLIREQMDAGRWAGFALVWMALVALTWDGLRMGHRRRRG; this is translated from the coding sequence GTGCCGATACCAGAGCGACCCCTGCAGCCCCGGCTCGATCCGCGCGGGCTGGCTGCCGGGATCGGCGGGTACGCGTGGTGGGGTCTGCTCCCGCTGTACTTTCCGCTCCTGGCGCCCGCCGGCCCACTGGAGATCACCGCTCACCGCATCGTCTGGTCACTGCTGGCGTGCGTCGGCCTGCTGGCCGTCCTGGGCCGCCTGCGCCAGCTGACAGGTCTGCTGCGGGACCGGCAGGTGACGGCACGACTGGCCCTGGCAGCAACCCTGCTGTGTGCCAACTGGGTCGTGTTCGTGCTGGCCGTCGTCTCCGGCCATGTGGTCGACGGCGCCCTGGGGTACTACATCAACCCGCTGATCACGGTGGTCCTGGCTGTTGTCGTGCTGGGTGAGAGGTTGCGACGAGCGCAGTGGATCGCTGTCGCCTTCGGAGCTGCTGGTGTACTCGTGATCGCCATCGGATATGGCGCGTTCCCGTGGATCTCGTTGGTGCTCGCCCTGAGTTTCGGTGGCTACGGCCTGGTGAAGAAGCAGGTGGGCGCCCGGGTGCCGGCGCTGCCAGGACTCGCGGTGGAGACCATGGTGCTCGCACCCGCTGCCGTGATCTTCCTGGTGGTGCTCGCCGTCACCGGCCAAGGATCGTTCGGCCAGCCGGGTACTGCCGGCATGCCCGCCACCGGACTGGCACTCCTGCTGATGGCTGCTGGCGTCGTCACCTCAGTCCCGCTGGTGCTGTTTGCCTCGGCAGCCCGGCGCCTGCCGTTGGCGATGGTGGGACTGCTGCAATACCTCACCCCGACGATGCAGTTCCTCACGGGCGTGCTGATCCGCGAGCAGATGGACGCCGGCCGCTGGGCTGGCTTCGCGCTGGTCTGGATGGCCCTGGTAGCGCTGACCTGGGACGGGCTGCGCATGGGTCATCGGCGGCGCCGCGGGTGA
- a CDS encoding low molecular weight phosphatase family protein — MPSVLFVCVKNGGKSQMAAALMRARAGERITVHSAGTRPGTSLNGESVASLTEVGASVEGEHPKPVDPRLLDEVDRVVLLGSEVELEPGSAPVERWETDEPSERGITGMERMRLVRDDIAARVDRLVSELGAG; from the coding sequence ATGCCCAGTGTGTTGTTCGTCTGTGTGAAGAACGGCGGCAAGTCACAGATGGCTGCAGCCCTGATGCGGGCCCGCGCCGGTGAGCGCATCACCGTGCACTCCGCTGGCACGAGACCCGGGACGAGCCTCAACGGCGAGTCCGTCGCCTCACTCACCGAGGTGGGCGCCTCGGTCGAGGGTGAGCACCCCAAGCCCGTCGATCCACGGCTGCTGGACGAGGTGGACCGAGTGGTACTCCTCGGCTCGGAGGTCGAGCTGGAGCCGGGGTCTGCCCCGGTGGAGAGGTGGGAGACCGACGAACCCTCCGAACGTGGCATCACCGGGATGGAGCGGATGCGACTCGTCCGGGACGACATCGCAGCCCGGGTGGACCGCCTCGTCTCGGAGCTCGGCGCCGGCTGA
- a CDS encoding polyprenyl synthetase family protein, with product MTTSVPAMGDSELESRMGHELDEIERRLRAAASHAERIVDETSRHLLAAGGKRIRPVLVLLTSQFGDGVNEQVRQAAVATELTHLATLYHDDVMDSAPLRRGAPSAHEVWGNSVAILTGDLLFARASQLVSELGPRAVRVQADAFERLVMGQLHETLGPSEDEDPIEHYLQVLADKTGSLIAAAACYGTMLSGADPSIQDALVRYGEKVGVAFQLADDVIDLTSDSDTTGKTPGTDLREGVATMPVLLLRARAGAGTLDAAGQQLLADLDSDLGADDTLADVLQRLREHDVLEEARQMARQWSGEATAELAALPESAEREALEVFAGLLVDRMA from the coding sequence GTGACCACATCCGTACCCGCCATGGGCGACTCCGAGCTGGAGTCGCGCATGGGCCATGAGCTAGACGAGATCGAGCGACGCCTGCGCGCGGCGGCCAGTCACGCCGAGCGCATCGTGGATGAAACGTCCCGGCACCTGCTCGCTGCCGGCGGGAAGCGGATCCGGCCGGTCCTGGTGTTGCTCACGAGCCAGTTCGGGGACGGCGTGAACGAGCAGGTCCGTCAGGCCGCGGTCGCTACCGAACTGACTCATCTGGCGACTCTCTATCACGACGACGTCATGGATTCGGCCCCGCTGCGGCGTGGCGCACCCAGTGCGCACGAGGTGTGGGGCAATTCGGTGGCGATCCTCACCGGAGACCTGCTGTTCGCGCGTGCCTCGCAATTGGTCTCGGAACTGGGACCGCGGGCGGTGCGGGTGCAGGCCGACGCCTTCGAACGGCTCGTGATGGGGCAGCTGCACGAAACGCTCGGCCCATCCGAGGATGAGGATCCGATCGAGCACTACCTGCAGGTACTGGCGGACAAGACCGGTTCGCTCATCGCGGCCGCGGCCTGTTACGGGACGATGCTCTCGGGTGCCGACCCCTCGATCCAGGACGCGCTGGTCCGCTATGGGGAGAAGGTCGGTGTGGCGTTCCAGCTGGCCGACGATGTGATCGACCTGACCTCGGACTCCGACACGACCGGTAAGACACCAGGGACGGATCTACGGGAAGGAGTGGCCACGATGCCTGTGCTCCTCCTGCGTGCCAGGGCCGGCGCCGGGACGCTGGACGCCGCGGGGCAGCAGCTCCTGGCCGACCTGGACTCCGACCTGGGCGCTGATGACACCCTCGCCGATGTGCTGCAACGGCTGCGAGAGCACGACGTGCTCGAGGAGGCGCGGCAGATGGCGCGTCAGTGGTCCGGGGAGGCAACAGCCGAGCTGGCGGCACTGCCGGAGTCGGCGGAGCGGGAAGCGCTCGAGGTGTTCGCCGGGCTGCTCGTGGACCGGATGGCCTGA
- the nuoN gene encoding NADH-quinone oxidoreductase subunit NuoN has protein sequence MTFVPPSIDWAALAPIVIVLGAAVIGVLIEAFVKDAVRRMVQVILAVVALGAALVTVAWRWTVVQAQGPAELVGGAIVEDAPALLAQGVVLLCAFLGMLVIADRVGGEDGFTPAAAGAPGSAYEAQARRLGLVQTEVYPLVLFSVGGMLVFPAASDLLTLFIALEVLSLPLYLLAGLARRRRLLSQEASLKYFLLGAFSSAFFLMGLALLYGYSGSVRFADLAVAVPAMVGMDVVLLAGVVLVLVGLLFKVGAVPFHSWVPDVYQGSPTSITGFMAACTKIAAFAALVRFLYAVVPGLTWDLSPLLWTIAILTMIVGTVLAIVQTDIKRMLAYSSVAHAGFVLLGVIALTTSGISSVMFYLLVYGVATVGAFGLVTLVRERDAEGNVTGEATRVEQWAGLGRRHPVLAACFTLFLLSFAGIPLTAGFVGKFTVFAAAVEGGAWPLVVVAVLASGAAAFFYVRMIVLMFFTDPDQDAGSTVVRTEGTTAIAVAVCAVATVVLGVVPTPILSLASEATKFML, from the coding sequence ATGACCTTCGTCCCGCCGTCGATCGACTGGGCCGCGCTGGCCCCGATCGTCATCGTGCTCGGCGCCGCCGTGATCGGCGTGCTGATCGAGGCTTTCGTGAAGGACGCCGTGCGCCGGATGGTGCAGGTGATCCTCGCCGTGGTCGCGCTCGGCGCCGCTCTCGTCACCGTCGCGTGGCGCTGGACCGTGGTGCAGGCGCAGGGGCCGGCCGAGCTGGTCGGCGGGGCGATCGTCGAGGATGCGCCTGCGCTGCTGGCTCAAGGCGTCGTGCTGCTGTGCGCGTTCCTGGGCATGCTGGTGATCGCCGACCGTGTCGGCGGTGAGGACGGGTTCACCCCCGCAGCCGCGGGCGCTCCCGGTTCCGCCTATGAGGCACAGGCCAGGCGTCTGGGGCTCGTCCAGACCGAGGTGTACCCGCTGGTGCTGTTCTCGGTGGGTGGCATGCTGGTGTTCCCGGCCGCCTCCGACCTGCTGACGCTCTTCATCGCCCTCGAGGTGCTCTCGCTGCCGCTGTACCTGCTCGCGGGCCTTGCCCGACGGCGGCGCCTCCTCTCCCAGGAGGCTTCGCTGAAGTACTTCCTGCTCGGGGCGTTCTCCTCGGCCTTCTTCCTCATGGGCCTGGCACTGCTGTACGGCTACTCCGGTTCGGTGCGTTTCGCCGACCTCGCTGTTGCCGTCCCGGCGATGGTGGGGATGGACGTCGTGCTGCTCGCCGGTGTCGTCCTGGTGCTGGTGGGGCTGCTGTTCAAGGTCGGGGCCGTGCCGTTCCACTCGTGGGTCCCGGACGTCTATCAGGGATCGCCCACCTCGATCACCGGCTTCATGGCTGCCTGTACCAAGATCGCGGCCTTCGCGGCCCTGGTGCGCTTCCTCTACGCGGTCGTGCCTGGCCTGACGTGGGACCTGAGCCCGTTGCTGTGGACGATCGCGATCCTGACGATGATCGTCGGGACAGTGCTGGCGATCGTCCAGACCGACATCAAGCGGATGCTCGCCTACTCCTCGGTCGCCCACGCCGGTTTCGTCCTGCTCGGCGTGATCGCTCTGACCACCTCCGGGATCAGCTCGGTGATGTTCTACCTGCTCGTCTACGGGGTGGCCACGGTCGGGGCGTTCGGCCTGGTGACGCTCGTGCGTGAACGTGACGCCGAGGGCAATGTCACCGGCGAGGCCACCCGGGTGGAGCAGTGGGCCGGGCTCGGCCGGCGGCACCCGGTGCTCGCCGCGTGCTTCACACTGTTCCTGCTCTCCTTCGCCGGGATCCCCCTGACGGCCGGCTTCGTCGGCAAGTTCACGGTGTTCGCCGCGGCAGTCGAGGGCGGTGCATGGCCGTTGGTGGTGGTTGCGGTGCTGGCCAGTGGGGCCGCCGCATTCTTCTACGTGCGCATGATCGTGCTGATGTTCTTCACCGATCCTGACCAGGATGCTGGTTCGACCGTGGTGCGCACCGAGGGCACCACGGCGATCGCGGTCGCTGTGTGCGCCGTCGCAACGGTCGTGCTGGGCGTGGTTCCGACGCCGATTCTGTCCCTCGCCTCCGAAGCGACTAAGTTCATGCTGTGA
- a CDS encoding NADH-quinone oxidoreductase subunit M, with amino-acid sequence MTSILVDLPWLSLLVAVPLVAAAVIWLVPGVQKVARPLGLAVSLLVLAGAIAMVPGFDAGGGYQFSETYSWIPAIGASWAVGINGLGLVMILLAVALVPIVIAAAWHEVRLPDGARPGETGSGEPDAKALDRRRAGYVALVLALEAMMVAIFAVRDLFSFYVVFEAMLIPVYFMIGVFGGPNRRPAALKFLLYSLAGGLVMLSGVIYLLVQTGGGEQALLLDNLAGALEGNYTAQLWVFLSFLIAFAIKAPMVPVHTWLPDAAAEAPPGTSALLVGVLDKVGTFGMIAICLPLFPEAVANVAPYLVVLAIISIIYGGILAIGQKDVMRLIAFTSVSHFGLIVLGIFIGTQTAMVGSMIYMVAHGVSTAALFLVAGFLTQRGGSAQMSSYSGMQRVVPVLAGVFLISGLATLALPGLSGFVPEYLVLLGSFEASPAAGVFAVIGVVLSALYILLAYQRVFTGPVDPDRSDLPDLGGRERWTMVPLVLAMLVLGFFPAPVLDVLTPAADQFAAILGSAS; translated from the coding sequence ATGACTTCCATCCTTGTTGATCTGCCCTGGCTCTCTCTGCTCGTGGCGGTGCCGTTGGTGGCCGCCGCGGTGATCTGGCTGGTGCCGGGGGTGCAGAAGGTCGCGCGCCCGCTGGGTCTGGCGGTGAGCCTGCTGGTTCTCGCGGGAGCCATCGCCATGGTTCCGGGCTTCGACGCCGGCGGCGGTTATCAGTTCTCCGAGACCTACTCCTGGATCCCGGCGATCGGAGCCTCATGGGCGGTGGGGATCAACGGCCTGGGACTGGTCATGATCCTCCTGGCCGTCGCGCTGGTCCCGATCGTGATCGCCGCCGCCTGGCATGAGGTGCGCCTACCGGACGGGGCACGCCCGGGTGAGACGGGCAGTGGCGAGCCGGACGCGAAGGCCCTCGACCGCCGTCGGGCGGGCTATGTGGCCCTGGTGCTGGCGCTGGAGGCCATGATGGTCGCCATCTTCGCCGTCCGCGATCTGTTCTCGTTCTATGTGGTCTTCGAGGCGATGCTCATCCCGGTCTACTTCATGATCGGAGTGTTCGGCGGACCGAACCGGCGCCCGGCGGCACTGAAGTTCCTGCTCTACTCCCTCGCCGGGGGACTGGTCATGCTCTCGGGTGTGATCTACCTCCTCGTGCAGACCGGTGGTGGCGAGCAGGCGCTGCTCCTCGACAATCTGGCAGGTGCGCTCGAGGGCAACTACACCGCGCAGCTGTGGGTCTTCCTCAGCTTCCTGATCGCATTCGCCATCAAGGCCCCGATGGTCCCGGTGCACACGTGGCTCCCGGACGCCGCCGCCGAGGCGCCGCCAGGGACGTCGGCACTCCTCGTCGGAGTGCTGGACAAGGTCGGCACCTTCGGGATGATCGCGATCTGCCTGCCGCTGTTCCCGGAGGCGGTCGCGAATGTCGCGCCGTACCTCGTGGTGCTGGCGATCATCTCCATCATCTACGGCGGGATACTGGCCATCGGGCAGAAGGATGTGATGCGGCTGATCGCGTTCACCTCGGTCTCGCACTTCGGCCTGATCGTGCTCGGCATCTTCATCGGCACGCAGACGGCGATGGTCGGCTCGATGATCTACATGGTCGCCCACGGCGTCTCGACCGCAGCACTGTTCCTCGTCGCCGGATTCCTCACCCAGCGCGGCGGCTCGGCACAGATGTCCTCCTACTCCGGAATGCAACGCGTGGTCCCGGTACTGGCGGGGGTCTTCCTGATCTCCGGCCTCGCGACACTCGCGCTGCCTGGGCTGAGCGGCTTCGTCCCGGAGTACCTCGTGCTGCTCGGGAGCTTCGAAGCCTCGCCGGCTGCGGGTGTCTTCGCCGTCATCGGGGTGGTGCTCTCCGCCCTGTACATCCTCCTCGCCTACCAGCGAGTGTTCACTGGTCCGGTCGATCCGGACCGGTCGGACCTCCCGGACCTCGGAGGGCGGGAACGGTGGACCATGGTGCCGCTCGTTCTCGCGATGCTGGTGCTCGGGTTCTTCCCCGCACCGGTGCTCGACGTGCTCACGCCAGCCGCTGACCAGTTCGCCGCGATCCTCGGGAGCGCCTCATGA
- the nuoL gene encoding NADH-quinone oxidoreductase subunit L yields the protein MQDTPLTNLAWLLIAIPLASAAVLLVGGRRTNAWGHWLGVVAAAAAALLGIGILIEMLGLPETERIHDIHLFSWIPAGDLSVDAGLLVDPLSMTFVLLITFVGALIHVYSVAYMEHDENRRRFFAYLNLFVAAMLVLVLADSYALLFVGWEGVGLASYLLIGFWNQRTEYAVAAKKAFVMNRVGDMGMLIAMMLMFASIGAVDFETVFAAAEGTNEGILTATGLMLVLAACGKSAQFPLQAWLGDAMAGPTPVSALIHAATMVTAGVYLIVRSAPVFEGAPTAQLVAAIIGAITLLFGAIVGCAKDDIKKTLAASTMSQIGYMVLAAGLGPIGYAFAIFHLVTHGFFKAGMFLGAGSVMHGMGDEVNMRRFGALRRSMQITWITFGAGWLAILGIPPFSGFWSKDKIIEAAFVGEGWQPWVFGPIALLGAGITAFYMSRLFFMTFHGKARWNDGDSANGDDSDLPVKHPHESPALMTVPMIILAVGSVALGGLLAIGDTFTHWLEPVTGHVEHHDPVIAIPVLIAATIAIVLAGAFIAWRQYAVSAVPVTPPEGSVLTRAARVDLYQDAVNEAVFATPGARVTEVLTEADTTVVDGAARGLGSGAVGLGTWWGRLQTGFVRSYASIMVVGVVLAVVVVLATRV from the coding sequence ATGCAGGACACACCCTTGACGAACCTTGCCTGGCTGCTGATCGCCATCCCGCTGGCCAGTGCTGCCGTGCTCCTCGTCGGTGGCAGGCGCACGAATGCCTGGGGGCACTGGCTCGGCGTGGTGGCTGCTGCGGCCGCTGCGTTGCTGGGGATCGGGATCCTCATCGAGATGCTCGGCCTTCCCGAGACTGAGCGCATCCACGACATTCATCTCTTCTCCTGGATCCCTGCCGGAGACCTGAGCGTGGACGCCGGGCTGCTGGTCGATCCGCTCTCGATGACGTTCGTGCTGCTCATCACCTTCGTCGGTGCCCTGATCCACGTCTACTCCGTGGCGTACATGGAGCACGACGAGAATCGCCGCCGGTTCTTCGCCTACCTGAACCTGTTCGTGGCAGCGATGCTGGTGCTCGTGTTGGCCGACTCCTATGCCCTGCTGTTCGTCGGCTGGGAAGGCGTGGGCCTGGCTTCCTACCTGCTGATCGGGTTCTGGAACCAGCGCACCGAGTACGCCGTGGCCGCGAAGAAGGCCTTCGTGATGAACCGCGTGGGTGATATGGGCATGCTCATCGCGATGATGCTGATGTTCGCTTCCATCGGGGCGGTGGACTTCGAGACCGTCTTCGCTGCGGCGGAGGGGACGAACGAGGGCATCCTCACCGCGACCGGTCTGATGCTGGTGCTCGCAGCCTGCGGTAAGTCGGCTCAGTTCCCGCTGCAGGCCTGGCTCGGGGACGCGATGGCGGGCCCCACCCCGGTCTCGGCCCTGATCCACGCCGCCACCATGGTCACCGCCGGTGTGTACCTGATCGTCCGCTCGGCGCCGGTCTTCGAGGGGGCCCCGACGGCGCAGCTCGTCGCTGCGATCATCGGTGCGATCACGCTGCTGTTCGGTGCGATCGTCGGGTGTGCGAAGGACGACATCAAGAAGACCCTGGCGGCGTCGACCATGAGCCAGATCGGATACATGGTGCTCGCCGCTGGTCTGGGCCCGATCGGTTACGCCTTCGCCATCTTCCACCTGGTCACGCACGGGTTCTTCAAGGCTGGGATGTTCCTCGGTGCGGGATCGGTGATGCATGGCATGGGCGATGAGGTGAACATGCGCCGGTTCGGCGCGCTGCGCCGTTCAATGCAGATCACCTGGATCACCTTCGGAGCCGGATGGCTCGCCATCCTCGGTATCCCGCCGTTCTCCGGGTTCTGGTCCAAAGACAAGATCATCGAAGCGGCGTTCGTCGGCGAGGGCTGGCAGCCCTGGGTCTTCGGACCGATCGCCCTGCTCGGCGCCGGCATCACCGCTTTCTACATGTCACGCCTGTTCTTCATGACCTTCCACGGCAAGGCTCGCTGGAACGATGGCGACTCAGCGAACGGCGACGACAGCGATCTTCCCGTGAAGCACCCGCACGAGAGCCCGGCGCTGATGACCGTGCCGATGATCATCCTCGCCGTTGGATCGGTTGCTCTGGGTGGCCTGCTTGCGATCGGGGACACCTTCACCCACTGGCTGGAGCCGGTGACCGGGCACGTGGAGCATCACGACCCGGTGATCGCGATCCCGGTCCTGATCGCTGCGACGATCGCGATCGTCCTGGCCGGAGCGTTCATCGCCTGGCGCCAGTACGCGGTGAGTGCCGTGCCGGTCACGCCGCCCGAGGGCTCCGTGCTCACCCGCGCCGCCCGCGTGGACCTGTACCAGGACGCGGTGAACGAAGCCGTGTTCGCCACGCCCGGCGCCCGGGTCACCGAGGTGCTCACCGAGGCCGACACCACGGTCGTCGACGGCGCAGCCCGCGGTCTGGGGTCCGGTGCCGTCGGTCTGGGCACATGGTGGGGCAGGTTGCAGACGGGATTCGTCCGCAGCTACGCCTCGATCATGGTGGTCGGGGTCGTGCTGGCCGTTGTCGTCGTCCTCGCCACGCGAGTCTGA
- the nuoK gene encoding NADH-quinone oxidoreductase subunit NuoK has protein sequence MTLVHYLVLSGILFSIGAVTVLVRRNALVAFMGVELMLNAANLMLVTFARMHGDLHGQVIAFFVMVVAAAEVVIGLAIIVSIHRTRGSASLDDANLLKN, from the coding sequence ATGACGCTGGTGCACTACCTGGTGCTGTCCGGGATCCTGTTCTCGATCGGCGCCGTGACCGTGCTGGTCCGGCGCAACGCCCTGGTGGCCTTCATGGGCGTAGAGCTCATGCTGAACGCTGCGAACCTGATGCTGGTCACCTTCGCCCGGATGCACGGTGATCTGCACGGGCAGGTGATCGCCTTCTTCGTGATGGTGGTTGCCGCGGCGGAAGTCGTGATCGGCCTGGCGATCATCGTCTCCATTCACCGAACTCGCGGGTCCGCGTCGCTCGATGACGCCAACCTGCTGAAGAACTGA